The Raphanus sativus cultivar WK10039 chromosome 2, ASM80110v3, whole genome shotgun sequence genome includes a region encoding these proteins:
- the LOC108842260 gene encoding 3-isopropylmalate dehydrogenase, chloroplastic has product MAAALQTNIRPVKFPATLRALTKQSSSAPLRVRCAAASPGKKRYNITLLPGDGIGPEVISIAKNVLQQAGSLEGLEFSFQEMPVGGAALDLVGVPLPEDTISAAKESDAILLGAIGGYKWDKNEKHLKPETGLLQLRAGLKVFANLRPATVLPQLVDASTLKREVAEGVDLMVVRELTGGIYFGVPRGIKTNENGEEVGFNTEVYAAHEIDRIARVAFETARKRRGKLCSVDKANVLDASILWRRRVTALAAEYPDVELSHMYVDNAAMQLVRDPKQFDTIVTNNIFGDILSDEASMITGSIGMLPSASLSDSGPGLFEPIHGSAPDIAGQDKANPLATILSAAMLLKYGLGEEKAAKRIEDAVLGALNKGFRTGDIYSAGTKLVGCKEMGEEVLKSVDSHVQASV; this is encoded by the exons ATGGCGGCGGCTCTGCAGACAAACATCCGACCGGTCAAGTTTCCGGCAACGTTGAGAGCTCTCACCAAACAATCCTCTTCCGCACCCTTGAGAGTAAGATGCGCCGCTGCTTCCCCCGGAAAAAAGAGATACAACATCACTCTCCTTCCCGGCGACGGCATCGGTCCGGAGGTTATCTCCATAGCTAAAAATGTGCTTCAGCAAGCTGGTTCCTTGGAAG GTCTGGAGTTTAGCTTCCAGGAAATGCCTGTAGGAGGAGCTGCTTTGGATTTGGTTGGAGTGCCTTTGCCTGAGGACACCATCTCCGCTGCTAAAGAATCAGATGCTATTCTTCTTGGAGCCATTGGAGG GTACAAATGGGATAAGAATGAAAAACATCTCAAGCCTGAGACTGGTTTGCTTCAACTTCGGGCCGGTCTTAAAGTCTTTGCCAATCTCAGACCTGCTACAGTTCTTCCTCAG ttggtGGATGCTTCGACCTTGAAGAGAGAGGTTGCAGAAGGTGTTGATCTAATGGTTGTTAGGGAGCTTACTGGAG GTATTTACTTTGGAGTGCCAAGGGGCATTAAGACTAATGAAAATGGTGAGGAAGTTGGGTTTAATACCGAGGTCTATGCTGCTCACGAG ATTGATAGAATTGCTCGTGTTGCCTTCGAGACTGCTCGGAAACGGCGTGGCAAGCTGTGTTCTGTTGACAAAGCTAATGTCTTGGAT GCCTCGATCTTATGGAGGAGGCGAGTGACCGCATTGGCCGCTGAATATCCGGATGTTGAACTGTCACATATGTATGTCGACAATGCTGCGATGCAGCTCGTTCGTGATCCCAAACAG TTTGACACCATTGTCACAAACAACATTTTTGGGGATATATTATCTGATGAAGCGTCAATGATCACAGGAAGCATTGGCATGCTTCCCTCTGCTAGTCTCAGTGATTCG GGACCTGGACTCTTTGAACCTATACATGGCTCCGCACCTGATATTGCTGGACAG GATAAAGCGAACCCGTTGGCAACCATCCTCAGCGCTGCGATGCTTCTGAAATACGGACTTGGAGAAGAAAAGGCAGCTAAGAGAATTGAAGACGCGGTGTTGGGTGctctgaacaaaggattcagaACAGGAGACATCTACTCCGCAGGAACT AAACTTGTGGGGTGCAAGGAGATGGGAGAGGAGGTTCTGAAGTCAGTGGACTCCCATGTTCAAGCTTCTGTTTAA